The following coding sequences lie in one bacterium genomic window:
- a CDS encoding ABC transporter ATP-binding protein — translation MARVALREIHKRFGATQALRGASLEVEAGEVHALLGENGAGKTTLVRTLYGNLQPDSGELQVDGKRVEIPSPKHALELGIGLVHQHFMLVPALTVAENLALGETGSWRLSPAALHASARRVLDRFELDVEPDAITGDLPVAQKQRLEIARALVRGARVLVLDEPTAVLAPSEVAGLLRLIGNLRDEGCSVILISHKLEEITAVCDRVTVLRAGETVATREVAGLTADELGRWMVGDALPPPGRPPETEPGPPALRLTGLCSEGLAGIDLEVRAGEILALAGIDGNGQGPLEEVLAGVRRIDAGELQVLRTPLAMVSGDRQHTGLVLDLSLRENLILLDATGGGGEPVFRRGLVSMQALDETARAAIEAFEIQAEPGSRVDALSGGNQQKLCIARALREPPGVFVAVNPTRGLDVAATGFVRELIRDQARRGCAVLLISTDLDEVLELGQRVAVLYRGRALPIASDQREREQIGQVMLGVQS, via the coding sequence CAGGCGTTGCGGGGCGCGAGCCTCGAAGTGGAAGCGGGGGAGGTGCACGCCCTGCTCGGTGAGAACGGGGCCGGCAAGACGACCCTGGTGCGCACTCTGTACGGAAATCTGCAACCCGATTCGGGGGAACTGCAGGTCGATGGCAAGCGCGTCGAGATTCCGAGTCCGAAGCACGCACTCGAACTCGGTATCGGCCTCGTACACCAGCACTTCATGCTCGTGCCAGCCCTGACCGTTGCCGAGAACCTGGCTCTGGGCGAAACCGGTTCATGGCGCCTTTCGCCAGCAGCCCTTCACGCCAGCGCGCGTCGGGTGCTGGATCGTTTCGAACTGGATGTCGAGCCGGATGCCATCACCGGGGATCTTCCGGTTGCACAGAAACAGCGGCTCGAGATTGCGCGTGCGCTCGTGCGCGGTGCCCGCGTCCTGGTCCTGGACGAACCAACCGCCGTCCTTGCGCCGTCGGAAGTCGCGGGTCTGCTGCGACTGATCGGAAACCTGCGCGACGAGGGCTGTAGCGTCATCCTGATCTCGCACAAGCTCGAGGAGATCACCGCAGTCTGCGACCGCGTGACTGTCCTTCGGGCGGGTGAGACGGTTGCGACCCGTGAGGTAGCCGGGCTGACCGCGGACGAACTCGGTCGCTGGATGGTGGGAGATGCGTTGCCTCCGCCCGGACGACCGCCGGAAACCGAGCCGGGACCGCCGGCCCTGCGGCTGACCGGTCTGTGCAGCGAAGGTCTCGCGGGAATCGATCTGGAAGTTCGCGCGGGCGAAATCCTGGCGCTCGCGGGTATCGATGGGAACGGGCAGGGACCTCTCGAAGAAGTGCTGGCCGGCGTCCGTCGCATCGACGCGGGCGAACTCCAGGTGCTGCGCACTCCATTGGCCATGGTCTCCGGCGATCGCCAGCACACGGGCCTGGTGCTCGATCTCTCGCTGCGCGAGAACCTGATCTTGCTCGATGCGACGGGGGGCGGAGGTGAGCCGGTCTTTCGCAGGGGCTTGGTGTCGATGCAGGCCCTGGACGAAACAGCGCGGGCTGCGATCGAAGCCTTCGAGATCCAGGCGGAGCCGGGTTCCCGGGTCGACGCCCTTTCGGGTGGCAACCAGCAGAAACTCTGTATCGCCCGCGCGCTGCGTGAGCCCCCGGGTGTGTTCGTGGCCGTCAATCCGACGCGCGGGCTCGACGTGGCGGCCACGGGATTCGTTCGCGAGTTGATTCGCGATCAGGCGCGGCGTGGGTGTGCGGTGCTGTTGATCTCGACCGACCTGGACGAGGTCCTGGAACTCGGCCAGCGCGTGGCAGTGCTTTATCGAGGGCGCGCGTTGCCGATTGCCTCCGATCAGCGCGAGCGCGAACAGATTGGCCAAGTCATGCTAGGCGTGCAGAGTTGA
- a CDS encoding ABC transporter permease, whose translation MSWIRATLQPLAAVFVALALSGVLLAMLGADVGLAFGALLGGAFGDALAFENTLVRAVPLLLVGLGISCAFRCGIWNIGGEGQLYIGALAATVLSTRLLSDAPGWILLPLTLGSGALAGGLWGGIAAALKVGRGVSEVLSTILLNFIAVLGVAYAVQGPLQEFSNAYPQSDSFPEAARLALFPGTHRVHTGLIPALLLPGLLWMLMFRSAAGLRLRAVGLSPEAARYAGISPERETIRVLLLSGAFAGLAGAIEVSGVTGRLFENLSSGYGFTAIAVALLARLHPVGVIPAALFFAALASGSGAMQRVAGVPSVTVQVIEALVIFLSAGFALPRSER comes from the coding sequence TTGAGCTGGATTCGAGCGACTCTGCAACCTCTGGCGGCGGTCTTCGTTGCGCTCGCACTGTCTGGGGTCCTGCTTGCGATGCTTGGGGCCGACGTCGGCCTCGCGTTTGGGGCGTTGCTCGGCGGTGCGTTTGGAGATGCGCTTGCATTCGAAAACACACTGGTGCGCGCCGTCCCGTTGCTGCTCGTGGGCCTCGGCATTTCCTGTGCGTTTCGATGCGGCATCTGGAATATCGGCGGAGAAGGCCAGTTGTACATCGGTGCGCTCGCGGCAACGGTTCTCTCGACGCGCCTATTGTCCGACGCCCCCGGGTGGATCCTGCTTCCGCTCACGCTCGGCTCGGGAGCGCTCGCGGGCGGACTCTGGGGCGGCATCGCAGCCGCGCTCAAAGTGGGCCGCGGCGTGTCAGAAGTCCTGTCGACCATCCTGCTCAACTTCATCGCGGTGCTCGGGGTCGCCTACGCAGTACAGGGGCCCCTACAGGAATTCAGCAACGCATACCCACAGAGCGACAGTTTTCCCGAGGCGGCGCGGCTCGCACTTTTCCCGGGAACGCACCGCGTGCATACGGGCTTGATCCCCGCGCTCCTTCTGCCCGGATTGCTCTGGATGTTGATGTTCCGGAGCGCTGCTGGCCTTCGCCTGCGCGCCGTCGGGCTATCGCCCGAGGCCGCGCGCTATGCCGGAATATCGCCGGAGCGCGAGACGATCCGTGTACTGCTGCTTTCCGGTGCATTCGCCGGACTTGCCGGTGCCATCGAGGTGAGCGGTGTGACCGGCCGTCTGTTCGAGAATCTATCGTCGGGCTATGGGTTCACGGCAATCGCCGTCGCTCTACTGGCGAGACTTCATCCCGTCGGGGTCATCCCCGCCGCACTTTTTTTCGCCGCACTTGCCAGCGGGAGCGGGGCGATGCAACGAGTGGCGGGTGTGCCTTCGGTGACCGTGCAGGTCATCGAGGCGCTGGTGATCTTCCTGTCGGCGGGATTCGCATTGCCCCGGAGTGAGCGCTGA
- a CDS encoding ABC transporter permease produces the protein MDGAMFAFALSVLRLSTPLGIAAMGELVAERAGVLNIGIEGMMLGGAFAAYAVATASGSVLLAICVAGLSGAILASVFAFFVLERRADPIVCGTALNIFALGATGTANRWLFPPDVVFQTAPQAMDLLPGVNAFAVLAIVLVIAVAYFLNSTRTGLEIRAVGERAEAAHSQGVPVMRLRWMSTLFGGLCAGLAGAALVLWISDSFVEGMTSGRGFIALSLVLFGGYRPLRIVAGALLFGGASALQFRLQALGVDLPYNLLLMTPYVLTLIVLALFAGRVRAPADLAKPFQS, from the coding sequence ATGGACGGGGCGATGTTCGCGTTTGCACTTTCCGTACTGCGTCTCTCCACACCGCTGGGCATCGCGGCCATGGGTGAACTGGTCGCGGAGCGCGCGGGAGTGCTCAACATCGGCATCGAGGGCATGATGCTGGGAGGAGCCTTCGCTGCCTACGCCGTGGCGACTGCGAGTGGATCTGTGCTGCTTGCCATCTGTGTCGCGGGTCTGAGTGGCGCGATTCTGGCTTCGGTCTTTGCGTTCTTCGTACTCGAGCGACGCGCAGATCCGATCGTGTGTGGCACCGCACTCAATATCTTCGCGTTGGGTGCGACCGGTACGGCCAATCGCTGGCTGTTCCCGCCCGATGTCGTATTTCAGACCGCTCCGCAGGCCATGGATCTGCTTCCCGGGGTCAATGCCTTCGCCGTTCTGGCCATCGTACTGGTCATCGCCGTGGCGTATTTCTTGAATTCGACCCGCACCGGCCTCGAGATTCGCGCCGTCGGAGAGAGAGCTGAAGCGGCTCACTCACAGGGAGTACCGGTCATGCGCCTGCGCTGGATGTCCACGCTCTTTGGAGGTCTGTGTGCCGGGCTGGCGGGCGCGGCACTCGTCTTGTGGATCTCGGACTCGTTCGTCGAGGGTATGACGAGCGGTCGCGGATTCATCGCTCTGTCTCTGGTTCTCTTCGGTGGGTATCGGCCACTGCGCATCGTGGCGGGGGCGCTGCTCTTTGGCGGTGCAAGTGCGCTGCAGTTCCGCTTGCAGGCGCTCGGCGTCGATCTGCCGTACAACCTTCTGCTGATGACGCCCTATGTGTTGACGCTGATCGTGCTCGCGCTCTTTGCGGGACGCGTTCGAGCCCCGGCCGATCTCGCGAAGCCGTTTCAGTCGTAA
- a CDS encoding family 20 glycosylhydrolase — protein MPAAIPELCLVPIPRSIEFAPGRCMYREDGRMEFAREAGAAADRVSEVLATRGTPDGGVTARISEDSGLPPEGFELTIGERGVEILAGDRRGLLWGLATLEQILLQSPSGLPHLRIRDFPDFAERGYMIDVSRDRVPTRETLGLIVDLLAGLRFNQLQLYTEHSFAYANCEIVWRDASPMTPEDIRWLDALCHERGIELIPNQNSFGHMERWLKHDAYRHLGELPEASACLRPGAESLAFMRERYEELLPCFGSRTLNIGCDETFELGQGRSKTDCETRGHGRVYLDFLLELISGLRAKGHHVQFWGDIIAKYPELAIELPSEGVTALAWGYSAPFDPESLPARVREVFGRFADLNAQSTFHRGAAPFADSGIPFSVCPGTSSWNSLIGRLPNALGNLLDAAEAGKPRGARGFLITDWGDNGHLQPLSISLPPLVYGAAVAWCAESARGLDLETALNRLVLRDPSGESGRALLGLGKLYELSGLSTLNASPLFNALIRPLGSNLLSWGETSPEKIHTTIEAIDEQLARLERSEPRGFGGEIVKRELGQAAALARHGARRLGFEPNTDRNELRRELSSLIEEQAATWRARSREGGLVDSLARLRARLVDYD, from the coding sequence ATGCCGGCTGCAATTCCAGAACTCTGCCTGGTTCCGATACCGCGCTCGATCGAGTTCGCGCCAGGGCGTTGTATGTATAGGGAAGATGGGCGAATGGAGTTCGCCCGCGAGGCGGGCGCGGCGGCCGACCGTGTGAGCGAGGTGCTGGCGACACGCGGCACTCCAGACGGTGGTGTCACCGCCCGGATCTCGGAGGACTCCGGACTTCCGCCAGAGGGTTTCGAGCTGACGATCGGCGAGCGCGGAGTCGAAATCCTGGCGGGCGATCGACGCGGTCTGCTCTGGGGGCTGGCCACTCTGGAACAGATCCTGCTCCAATCGCCCTCGGGCCTGCCCCATTTGCGCATCCGAGACTTCCCCGATTTCGCGGAACGCGGCTATATGATCGACGTGAGTCGCGATCGCGTTCCCACGCGCGAAACCCTTGGCCTGATCGTGGATCTGCTCGCAGGGCTTCGCTTCAACCAGTTGCAGTTGTATACCGAGCACAGCTTCGCGTACGCGAACTGCGAGATCGTCTGGCGCGATGCGTCACCGATGACTCCCGAAGATATCCGCTGGCTCGACGCGCTCTGCCACGAACGCGGCATCGAACTGATTCCGAACCAGAACAGCTTCGGTCACATGGAGCGCTGGTTGAAGCACGACGCGTATCGCCATCTCGGCGAGCTACCCGAGGCCAGCGCTTGTCTGCGTCCCGGCGCGGAGAGCCTGGCGTTCATGCGCGAACGCTACGAGGAGCTACTGCCCTGCTTCGGTTCGCGCACCTTGAACATCGGCTGCGACGAGACTTTTGAACTGGGCCAGGGACGGAGCAAGACCGACTGCGAGACGCGCGGACACGGTCGCGTCTATCTGGACTTCCTGCTCGAACTCATCTCCGGCCTGCGCGCGAAAGGCCATCACGTCCAGTTCTGGGGTGACATCATCGCGAAGTACCCGGAACTGGCCATCGAACTGCCAAGTGAAGGCGTCACCGCTCTGGCCTGGGGCTATTCCGCACCCTTCGATCCCGAAAGCCTGCCCGCTCGGGTCCGCGAGGTCTTTGGCCGGTTCGCGGATCTGAACGCTCAGTCGACGTTCCACCGCGGCGCTGCACCGTTTGCGGATTCGGGCATTCCCTTTTCCGTGTGCCCGGGCACATCGAGCTGGAACAGCCTGATCGGCCGTCTGCCCAACGCACTGGGCAATCTGCTCGATGCGGCAGAAGCCGGAAAACCGCGAGGAGCCCGCGGTTTCTTGATCACCGACTGGGGCGACAACGGTCATCTGCAGCCGCTTTCGATCAGCTTGCCGCCGTTGGTGTACGGAGCCGCAGTCGCCTGGTGTGCAGAAAGCGCGCGTGGACTCGACCTGGAAACAGCCCTGAACCGGCTCGTCTTGCGCGACCCGAGTGGTGAGTCGGGGCGCGCGCTCCTGGGACTCGGGAAACTCTACGAGCTGAGCGGGCTTTCCACTCTCAACGCGAGCCCGTTGTTCAACGCGTTGATCCGCCCCCTCGGAAGCAACCTCCTGAGCTGGGGAGAAACCAGCCCCGAGAAGATTCACACGACGATCGAAGCCATCGACGAGCAGCTCGCGCGACTCGAACGCTCCGAACCCCGTGGGTTCGGAGGCGAAATCGTGAAGCGCGAACTCGGGCAGGCGGCCGCACTGGCTCGACACGGAGCCCGTCGCCTCGGCTTCGAACCGAACACGGATCGAAACGAGTTGCGTCGGGAGCTGTCTTCGCTGATCGAAGAGCAGGCCGCGACCTGGCGGGCGCGAAGTCGCGAGGGTGGACTAGTCGATAGTCTCGCGCGCTTGCGAGCGCGTCTGGTGGATTACGACTGA
- a CDS encoding M20 family metallopeptidase, with protein sequence MPHPRCISHLRDYVAIPSVNPMRRTDIDPQIVGELRYAEHMHEQLRALGLDAQIIGQPDRPSVIAEASVSGARETLLVASHLDTVPVDGMEISPFDPQLRGGRLYGRGSCDTKAGMAALMDALETVLTLGTLRRNVVIVGESDEELGSIGVNDVIESLGSRKPDWVIATEPTSLRVVTRHKGIAHAQLKASGIACHSSAPEKGRNAIVALSRAVLALEDLQAEIAKKRDERLGPGTLSVGLIGGGSAANVVPEEAWLVLDRRLLPGEDENFVRQQLRDLFERTGIDDVEIDWCRTEKAALGTEDTHASVLACQAALADAGLPTEPDTAAFGTDAGVFTSHGIGGVVFGPGSIEQAHTASEWVETAQVETASAVFRRLLESPGA encoded by the coding sequence ATGCCACATCCGCGTTGCATCTCGCATCTGCGTGACTATGTTGCGATCCCATCGGTGAATCCGATGCGCAGGACCGACATCGATCCCCAGATCGTCGGCGAACTTCGCTACGCAGAACACATGCACGAACAGCTTCGCGCCCTGGGCCTGGACGCACAGATCATCGGCCAGCCGGATCGCCCTTCGGTCATCGCGGAGGCGAGTGTGTCCGGAGCGCGCGAGACCCTCCTGGTCGCCTCGCACCTGGATACGGTGCCCGTCGACGGCATGGAGATTTCCCCCTTCGACCCGCAGCTGCGAGGCGGAAGGCTGTACGGCCGCGGCTCCTGCGACACCAAGGCCGGGATGGCCGCCCTGATGGACGCACTCGAGACGGTACTGACGCTCGGGACCCTGCGACGCAATGTGGTCATCGTGGGCGAATCCGACGAAGAACTGGGTAGCATCGGCGTGAACGACGTGATCGAGTCGCTGGGTTCCCGAAAACCCGACTGGGTGATCGCGACCGAACCCACTTCATTGCGCGTGGTCACACGTCACAAGGGGATCGCGCACGCCCAGCTCAAAGCCTCGGGCATCGCTTGTCACAGCTCCGCGCCGGAAAAAGGCCGCAACGCGATCGTCGCACTTTCGCGTGCCGTCCTTGCGCTCGAGGACCTGCAGGCGGAGATCGCGAAGAAGCGCGACGAGCGGCTCGGGCCGGGAACTCTCTCGGTCGGACTGATCGGAGGCGGTAGTGCGGCCAACGTCGTGCCCGAAGAAGCCTGGCTGGTGCTGGACCGACGCCTGCTTCCCGGCGAAGACGAGAACTTCGTAAGACAGCAGCTTCGAGATCTGTTCGAACGCACCGGCATTGACGATGTGGAGATCGACTGGTGCCGCACCGAGAAGGCCGCTCTCGGAACCGAGGACACGCACGCCTCGGTGCTCGCATGTCAGGCGGCGCTGGCCGACGCCGGCTTGCCGACAGAACCCGATACGGCCGCATTTGGCACAGACGCGGGCGTGTTCACAAGTCACGGAATCGGTGGTGTGGTATTCGGTCCCGGTTCCATTGAACAGGCCCACACGGCCTCGGAGTGGGTTGAAACCGCGCAGGTCGAAACGGCCAGCGCGGTCTTCCGCCGTCTGCTCGAGAGCCCTGGGGCGTAG
- a CDS encoding Hsp20/alpha crystallin family protein encodes MTLFPHRRDFDPVNALLRLQRDLDSASDNPVGFDLGISGRGVYPPINVFRDADGLAIRMEVPGFAHEQLTIETRGQTLIVSGKPDETELASGSYHRRERPAREFSRSLQLPRDIDPVDAKATCKNGVLTVRIPLREEVKPREIQVTS; translated from the coding sequence ATGACGTTGTTTCCACATCGAAGAGACTTCGACCCGGTGAATGCGTTGCTCCGTCTACAAAGAGACTTGGACAGCGCTTCTGACAATCCGGTTGGGTTCGACCTCGGGATTTCCGGTCGCGGTGTCTACCCGCCCATCAATGTGTTCCGAGATGCGGACGGTCTGGCCATTCGCATGGAGGTTCCCGGTTTCGCGCACGAGCAACTCACGATCGAAACGCGCGGCCAGACTCTGATCGTCAGCGGAAAGCCAGACGAAACTGAGCTCGCCAGCGGCAGTTACCATCGCCGCGAACGCCCGGCGCGAGAGTTCTCGCGTTCCCTGCAATTGCCTCGAGATATCGACCCGGTCGATGCCAAGGCCACCTGCAAGAACGGCGTGCTCACGGTTCGGATTCCGTTGCGCGAGGAAGTGAAGCCGCGCGAGATCCAGGTCACATCCTAG
- a CDS encoding Hsp20/alpha crystallin family protein, with protein sequence MTELSKQAAVSEELKRPVAEESTRPGRTFRPVVDIVESEEGLRLWADMPGVDETSVEVGLNDNVLSIQGTVSPDDHADLQPVYTEYNVGNFEHRFRLSSVIDGTKIQAKMNNGVLELLLPKIEAARPRRIAISS encoded by the coding sequence ATGACTGAACTCAGCAAGCAAGCAGCCGTTTCCGAGGAGCTCAAACGCCCCGTGGCCGAGGAGTCCACACGCCCGGGTCGCACCTTTCGTCCGGTTGTCGACATCGTCGAAAGCGAAGAAGGACTCAGGCTCTGGGCCGATATGCCCGGTGTCGATGAAACTTCGGTCGAAGTCGGCCTGAACGACAACGTCCTGAGCATTCAGGGGACCGTCTCCCCGGATGACCACGCAGATCTTCAGCCGGTCTATACCGAATACAACGTGGGCAACTTCGAGCACCGCTTTCGTCTATCGAGTGTGATCGATGGCACGAAGATCCAGGCCAAGATGAACAACGGAGTGCTGGAACTGCTGCTTCCGAAGATCGAAGCTGCCCGACCCCGCAGGATCGCCATCAGCTCCTGA
- the rfaD gene encoding ADP-glyceromanno-heptose 6-epimerase, whose product MIIVTGGAGFIGSNLVKKLNERGESNVLVVDDLRNGHKFKNLVDCEIVDLIDKDDFIEHVLWGDEIGQVDAIFHQGACADTMEWDGRYMLHENYDYSKALLAFCDEREVPFIYASSAAVYGLGRDFREEPECEDPLNVYGYSKLLFDRYVRMGWESWRCQVVGLRYFNVYGPRESHKGEMSSVAYKNHLQLGDGEQVRLFEGSEQYLRDFVWVGDVANVNTWMLNHPAVSGIFNVGSGRAQSFCDVANAVIAYYGRGEIEYVPVPEALQASYQSYTCADITRLREAGYDTPFLSVEEGVPLYLKCLS is encoded by the coding sequence TTGATCATCGTGACCGGCGGCGCCGGATTCATCGGCAGCAATCTGGTGAAGAAACTCAATGAGCGCGGCGAGTCGAACGTGCTCGTGGTGGACGATCTGCGCAACGGTCACAAGTTCAAGAACCTCGTGGATTGCGAGATCGTAGACCTGATCGACAAGGATGATTTCATCGAGCACGTATTGTGGGGCGACGAGATCGGTCAGGTCGATGCGATTTTCCATCAGGGTGCATGCGCCGACACCATGGAATGGGACGGCCGGTACATGCTTCACGAGAACTACGACTACTCGAAAGCCCTGCTCGCGTTCTGCGACGAACGCGAAGTCCCCTTCATCTACGCGTCTTCAGCTGCGGTCTACGGACTGGGTCGGGATTTCCGAGAAGAACCCGAGTGCGAAGATCCGCTCAATGTCTACGGCTATTCCAAGCTGCTCTTCGATCGTTATGTACGCATGGGATGGGAGTCGTGGCGCTGCCAGGTCGTCGGCCTGCGCTACTTCAACGTGTACGGACCGCGCGAATCACACAAGGGCGAGATGTCGAGCGTCGCATACAAGAATCACTTGCAGCTCGGAGACGGCGAGCAGGTGCGCTTGTTCGAAGGCTCCGAGCAGTACCTGCGCGATTTCGTCTGGGTGGGCGACGTCGCGAACGTGAACACCTGGATGCTCAATCATCCCGCGGTATCGGGCATCTTCAACGTGGGCTCGGGTCGCGCGCAGAGCTTCTGCGATGTGGCCAACGCCGTGATCGCCTACTACGGCCGGGGCGAGATCGAATACGTCCCGGTCCCCGAAGCGCTACAAGCCAGCTATCAGAGCTACACCTGCGCGGACATCACTCGACTGCGAGAAGCAGGTTACGACACGCCCTTCCTCAGCGTCGAAGAGGGCGTGCCGTTGTACCTGAAGTGCTTGTCGTAG
- the tesB gene encoding acyl-CoA thioesterase II, translating to MSKVLEGLLQLLDLEQIEVNLFRGNSPDEGWQRVFGGQVLGQALVAANRTVEGRRAHSLHGYFLRPGDVKVPILYEVDRIRDGRSFTTRRVVAIQHGRAIFNMAVSFQVDEGGFDHQIEMPDVPGPEGILNEVELRKRMADRIPEQWRKSFTRERPIETRSLDPINEFEPEKRPPFQNVWFKAIGALPDDPQLHQCVLAYASDLTLLDTATMPHGVSFMQENFQAASLDHAMWFHRDFRADEWLLYAQDSPSASGARGFNRGSVFTRDGKLVASTTQEGLIRLRS from the coding sequence ATGAGCAAGGTTCTCGAGGGTTTGCTGCAGCTTCTAGATCTCGAGCAGATCGAGGTCAACCTGTTTCGCGGCAATAGCCCAGACGAAGGCTGGCAACGCGTGTTCGGCGGTCAGGTCCTGGGGCAGGCGCTGGTCGCCGCCAATCGCACCGTCGAGGGACGTCGCGCACATTCGCTACACGGCTACTTCCTGCGACCGGGCGACGTCAAGGTGCCCATCCTCTACGAGGTCGATCGGATTCGCGACGGCCGGAGCTTCACGACCCGCCGGGTGGTCGCGATTCAGCACGGGCGCGCGATCTTCAACATGGCCGTGAGCTTCCAGGTCGATGAAGGCGGTTTCGATCACCAGATCGAGATGCCCGATGTTCCGGGTCCCGAAGGCATTCTCAACGAAGTCGAACTGCGCAAGCGCATGGCGGATCGCATCCCGGAACAGTGGCGAAAATCGTTCACGCGCGAGCGCCCGATCGAAACGCGCTCGCTCGATCCGATCAACGAGTTCGAACCCGAGAAGCGACCACCGTTCCAGAACGTGTGGTTCAAGGCGATCGGAGCGTTGCCCGACGATCCGCAACTGCATCAATGCGTGCTCGCCTACGCTTCGGACCTGACACTGCTCGACACCGCGACGATGCCGCACGGGGTTTCCTTCATGCAGGAAAACTTCCAGGCCGCGAGTCTGGATCACGCCATGTGGTTCCACCGGGACTTCCGCGCGGACGAATGGCTGCTGTATGCCCAGGACAGTCCCAGCGCCTCCGGTGCGCGCGGCTTCAATCGCGGTAGCGTTTTCACACGAGACGGAAAGCTGGTGGCGTCCACCACACAGGAAGGCTTGATTCGCCTGCGCTCTTGA
- a CDS encoding class I SAM-dependent methyltransferase: MSDLNSSYEAIRKRGERFAERRVAESYVLRPPYSEEAIERLLALLAEHPRVLLDAGCGTGKLARSLVSRVDRVDAVDPSPEMIRIGRSEPGGGHPSLRWIESGVEGAVLEGPYGLAVAGASFHWFDADIVLPRLASALAPGAFLALLSGDAPWEAAWRDAELELYFEFASRMRGEPVRWTPVDLEETPLLQHPGFATAGYCLTEPTKLRQRVEDYVACQHSRASFTHEAMGETLALEFDRELEQLLDRHARDGWLQFEQRTRIEWGRPLS; this comes from the coding sequence ATGAGCGACCTCAACTCCAGCTACGAAGCGATACGCAAGCGCGGCGAGCGCTTCGCTGAGCGCCGGGTCGCCGAGTCGTACGTCCTCCGCCCGCCCTATTCGGAAGAAGCCATCGAACGCCTGCTCGCGCTGCTCGCTGAGCATCCGCGCGTCCTGCTCGATGCCGGCTGCGGTACCGGGAAGCTGGCGCGTTCGCTGGTTTCGCGAGTCGACCGGGTCGACGCCGTCGATCCGTCGCCGGAGATGATTCGCATCGGGCGATCCGAGCCCGGCGGTGGGCACCCAAGCCTGCGCTGGATCGAGTCGGGCGTCGAAGGCGCCGTGCTCGAAGGCCCGTACGGGCTGGCGGTTGCCGGTGCGAGCTTCCACTGGTTCGATGCGGACATCGTATTGCCGCGACTCGCGAGTGCCCTGGCACCGGGTGCCTTCCTCGCGCTGCTGAGCGGAGACGCCCCCTGGGAGGCCGCCTGGCGCGACGCGGAACTCGAACTCTATTTCGAGTTCGCATCGCGCATGAGAGGGGAGCCGGTTCGCTGGACGCCTGTCGACCTCGAAGAGACCCCTCTGCTCCAACATCCCGGGTTCGCCACTGCCGGCTACTGTCTGACCGAGCCGACGAAACTCCGGCAACGCGTCGAAGACTACGTCGCGTGCCAGCATTCCCGGGCCAGCTTCACGCACGAGGCCATGGGCGAAACGCTCGCCCTGGAGTTCGACCGGGAACTGGAGCAGCTCCTGGACCGCCACGCCCGCGACGGCTGGCTGCAGTTCGAGCAACGCACCCGGATCGAATGGGGACGTCCGCTATCCTGA